From the Rattus norvegicus strain BN/NHsdMcwi chromosome 15, GRCr8, whole genome shotgun sequence genome, the window CAAAGTTTTTCAGAGAGtacttttcttttgagatagggtctaaatatgtagctcaggctggcctggaactattctctctctctctctctctctctctctctctctctctctctctctctctctctctccctccctccctccctccctccctccctccctctctctctctctctctttctgtataatatatatacatatattataatttCTATGTACACATTATAATCATTTACTGTCAACACACAGTAATGGGAAAAAACCCTTAATGATACTTTCCAATGAGTTAATGACTACACCTAGCGAAGgctacttgctgctcttccagaggaccttcaAGCATCCATAGTCACCTCCATCTGTTACCTAAGGTATCCACCCACACAAAAAGGTGCACATAAGAACTACAAATGAGAAGAAATGAGATTTGTCTAAATAATTAACTTTCTTTAAACACACTTGAAACTTACCAACTTGTGTGGGTTCTTGACCCCCTGGAGCATGTCGTTGGCAAAATAATCTGAAAATACAGATGATCAAAGAATCACTGAATCTTTTAATTTGTAGAGTTACACCAACCTTTGTCTCCCTTGTGCTGGTGTTAGAGCTACATGCAATTACACTGGCTAAAgtatttagttttaaaaagtaatgtgTCTAAATCCATGTCAAATTGTTAGCCGATATCCAGTATGTGTGAGGATGGCCATTGTCTTTGTGCACTTTGAGCATTAGAAAGGAGACTCTGGTCTCTTACAGCATAAATGCTGGGAGAAGCCTTTGAGCAGTCCTTTTTCCTAAGAACTCAGGTCTCAGATGACAGGCTTCATTCAGACTATTCACAGTTTTGTGAATCCTCACagttcacacagacacatgtgcagtACTGTGGAGAGTGACTTTTCAAGGTCAGAACTTGGATTTGGCCAGTGTCTTCAGAGAGAAGGCAGCACAGCAGGCTGGAGGACTGCAGTGAGGAGCTGTAAGGGACTTCTCTGCCCAGGCTTGCCTTTGTCTCAGCCCTTAGCAGACCTAGGGTCCTCCTGTTACCCAGTGCCCTCCATGCAGCCTTCCCAGCAGCACCCAGCTCAGTCACCTCCTCTGGATCTGCATCCTCTGAGCACCTTTCATTTGGTCTCAATTGCATTCCCAGAGGGACTTGGATTTGGGTCCTATCTCTCCTGAACATTGATTTTAGGTTTATATACCATGCTTGCCTAGGAGTTTTTAAAACATAACGAAGTATGGAAAATATTAGCATAGACTCACCGGTGTCTTCCCTGTCCCCAGTGTCAGTAATTTTCAAGTCTAGGCAAACgccttcctgcttcagcccctCCCATGAGCCAGTGTTCATTGAGTcctctctgcactaatgtaccaaCCTAATGAGACCTTGTCAGGTTCATCCTGAGTGTCACTCAGCCCCTTGTAAAGTATCTCAGTTACTCTATGAACCTCAATGTTTACATTAAAATGTCAACATCAGAGAAGCACATTCACTCCTTGAATAAGTTAAAACACTTTGTTTAATTGAGTAAGTATTTCCAGCGTGgttagtaaacatttttaaagctttttatttatctccataagttcaagaccagcctgggctacttggtgAGATACCATCTGCAAACATAAAAACTTGGTACAGCAGGGATTTCCTGTGATTAAAAACGACTGTCATAATAAATTGAGCTCTTTGTGAATGTATACAaaaaatgaaattctaaaaataCAACCCCTATTGGTGTCtccataattcaaatataaagaGTACTGTTCAATACTGAATGACAAGCTGCGGGCGAGCAAGAGGGCTCTGAAGGTCAAGGTGCTTGCTGTCAGCTCCCACAGCCTCAGTTCCATGCCTGGGTCCAacactggaagcagagagctcatTCCCACAAGGTGGGAGGACAGACCCATGACCTGTGGATGTGTGAGTGAAGGAAGGTGTCTTCCTGCTACAGAGAAGAACAGGCCTGAACTGGCTCCTGTGTCTTATAGGACGTGCATGCTGCCACTCAGAATGAGGCTCTCCCaggaagaagagagtaaagagaagaTTTAGAAAGTCAAGCAAACCCCTTGAGTACTTCTTAGTCCTGTCAAGTGCGGAAATGAGAAGCTGAGTTCCTGGTGGTGTCCCATGATCCTGTCCTCACGTGAAACTCATTTGCATAAATTAAGCCTGAGAAGCATGTCACAGCCTAGCCATTCCTTACCCATCCCCACCACTCCACCATGGAGTTTTAAAGCTATTTGATTACTTGTAAGTTCCATAATCCTCATCAACTTGTAGAATTGCGCGGTCCTCCTTGGCACAGTGTAAGTGGTAATTCTTGGGACAAGACTGTAAATCACATCCCACGGTGGCTCCCTTGTTATTACAAAATGAGCATTTCTATAAAAGAATAGATCACAATGAGTTAGTACTCTTTCTTTGCTAAAAAGTAAGGCTGCCATTAAACAATGTTCAAGCCAGTAGCCCTGTGTTCTTCTCCTGGCTATCTCTGGCATATCCCAGCCTCTGTGCCCGCACTAGATAGGAATTAGATTTGGCAACCCATGAGGAAGTTTCAGCAAAACTGCAGCCacctgggatcaaaggcctgggATAGAACGTTGTGTAAGTGTCTACAGAGATGCAAAAGCATTAGATGGTTTCCAAAACCAGTCTTCCCCTTTAATAGAGACTCTTTAGAAAGCAAAGCTCCAGGCTTCCTTATCACTGGACAGACACTCGATTTGGAGTCCTGGAGCCTTAGGCCAGAGCAGCTCCTTCTTGTGCCACTAAGACATGTGTGGCCTCAGCTGTCACTTGGTATGACTTccacccagacattcctccctggaAAGGTGGGGCCTGCACCACAGAGCAGGAGTTGAGAATTGTGTACAATAAAGTGCAccagtttcaattttgtagaaactAAACAATGAAAACATCACTGAAGACACCATTTTCTTACTCCCTTGATTTTATTGCTCTACCACATCTTATCTGAAGGTGGAGTAGAGATGGTTAGGTGTTGTATGGCTGCAGGAAGCCCTTTGAGCAGTACTAAAGCTGTATGCTGTAACGAGGGGTAAACCAGCAATGACCAACTCCGATTGACCACCCTTTGGATACACGCAGTCCAAGCCCTATAAGGCTCTCTATAGAGCAAGAAACAGCAACCTACAGGCTCCCAAGTAAGGACCCCATGATAATACATAAGGGAACACAAGGAAAAGTCAAAAATAGGTTTGAAAGAAGATTAATATATAGAATGCTAAACCAGAGCATACAGGAGCAGTTATTGAATTGTAGAGGTAAAAGGTAGCAGCGTGAATAGTGAAGGGGAGACTGCACCCTGATGATACACTCGCTGACACTTCCACAATGAGCTCTAcgcatctgagaggagagaacctcaaaGGAGAAAAGAACTCCAGAAGATCAGGCTGTGGGCATCCTTGCTGGGCCTTTACATAATCAGTTATTAATGTGGGAGGGCGCAGCCTCTTGAGAGTGCAGCCATCCCTGGGCTATAAGGAAACAGTGAGTGAGTAGCTCTCGCCTCCTGTGCCTTTTCGCATCCCTTTCTGTTGCCTGTGCTTCCAATGCATCTCAGTTTCCCAATAGGAAAGTCCATGAAAACTCTCACGGATCACAACTGCTTTCTCCGTATTCTGTTTACCCAGCTGCCCTCATTCTGGTCTGGGATGTTTCCTTGCAGGCAAATCCTACAACAGTGCTTCTCAAGTTGTGGGTCTTGACCATGGGAACACATATTTCCGAAGAGCTTAGGAACCGGGAATCAGCTCAGTAGCTAAATTGCATTTATAAAGGgccaaagaaaataaatttatgattgGTGGTTCCTAAGTCCGTATGAAATGTGTTTCCTTTTCATCATTCCCCACACAGTCAGAGCCTCTGTTCTAGAATCTGAAGATATTCTTCCTTAACTGTCCATGAAGAGCCTCAAATGCAATTATCAGAAAATGATAAAAGTAATGTTTGAGTTCACATTGGCTGGCCACTTTCTAATTAGGAGAATTTACATTCAGCATGCTGgtacaaatactttgaaaaaGAAACATACCAGTATGTCGCCACTCATTGACACCTTTCTTTGGGTGTGGTCAGCCATGGTAAACTTGACATCCTGTTTACTCTTCTACAAATGGCCTGTTATAAACGTAGCCAGGAGACACAGTTGACCTTGGAGGAGAGCCTCTGAGCCCTCCTTCTTTCCTGGAAAGGCCCATATGCCCTCAGCTCCCAGGCAGATGCTGTCAGTGATAACCACCCAAACTGGTGCAGAAAGACATCAGTCACCTGTGACCTTCAGAGGACATTGTCCTCCATGTCAAGGATGAAGCCTTTTGCTCTGCATGCTGCCTGCAGCTCTGTGGCAGGACAGTAGAGGAAGAACTGAGATGGCGCTGTTGAGCTGTGAAATTGGAACTTGCTCTGCTGAAGTGACAGGAAGGACTTGTTCCAGCCTGTCTGACCAGTGTTTTCTCTCAGAGAGAAGGGGCTCAAGCCTGCTCTCCTGATGTTGTAAGCAGAGAGCGTcagctgaggcagggtctcacaatCCACCTTCCAGCTCTCCTCATGTTTCTTGAAACTTACTTTACCACAGACTCTGTTTTTAGGtggaaggtttattttatttttacttctgtgtCTGAGAGAACAAGTCTGTAAGTACATGTCTCTGTGGAGGCCAGCAGTGGGCATctgataccctggaactggagttacaagcagttctGAGTTGCCATTTGGTgatggggaccaaactcaggacttctggatgGGTAGCAAGCATTCTGAACGGCTGTACCATGTCTCCACACCCATGAAGACTGTCCTTTGAACGTAGTACAAAAGACTCATTATTTATGAATAATAAGACATATCAACTTACCAATCTTCTCCCTCTCCAGATCTCTTTCTTCACTGATTTGACAGCAAAGCTTCTGGCTGGATTACGTGGATCATGAGGACCACACTCCACCAGTCCTGATGAATACAGCTGCACAGTGAGAGAAACCCAGAGTTGGTGTGAAGCATTCCTGATGGACACAAGTCAGACATGGTTCTGAACAGGgctgaagaggaggcagagtggACCAGGACTCAGAGCACTGGCCACTGTGCACTAGATGACCGGATGTGAGCCATGGAACTCCTGTGAGAACCCTCAGTCTGCAGACACAGTTGTCCTTGGTAACTGATCTCTCCTGACTCTGGAGCAAGGCAGACAGTGGCTCCTACAGCACTGTTCTCTGCCTAGGAATGCAGAGCAGGCAATGACTGGAGCCATGGAGTCAGAGAAACCATAGCAAGGGACAGAGGCCATTCCTGGTGGATTCCCAGGCCTTCTTAGATTTCAATGACCATGCCTGCCTCTACACCCATTTCACAGATTTTCACTCTTGTCATTGTTGATATAGGGTCTCACTGTAGTTCAGTCACTGGACTGAAACTGACAGAGTTCACTTGTCTCGGCCTgtcagtgctgggaccaaagcCATACACAAATATGCCTGACTTTTATgctgttttttaaagataagatGTATCTATACATCCCACTTTACCTGGACCCTGGCCTCCTCCTTAGTTTTTTGCAGTGGAAATTCAGGTACGACCACAGCTACCCCCAAACTTCCTTGTGTATTTTAGAGGCCACAAGTCTCTTTGCTCATCAGTATTttagaggatggagagagggctcagttgTTGAGCATGTGTACTGTTCTTCTAGTGTTCCAGAGGACCTATATTGTGCACTCAGGTCTAGGTACCCAGCTCACAAGTGACAgaagaccacctccagtaggtaacacacacacacacacacacacacacacacacacacatgcacacatactaaaATTGTtctaaaagatttttattaaataattaaaattctttACTAAACTATTATACAAGTATTGTATTaaatatgggtgtgtgtatgttctgtgtGATTTATATCCTAATGTGCATGagtgagtgtatttgtgtgtgtgtgtgtgtgtgtgtgtctgtgtgtgtgtgtgtgtgtgtttatattgttaTCTGCTTGGAGAAAAAAGAGACTTACTTTGGCTGGCATTCTCTACAGATCTTTAGcttttttctaagattttttataaaaatgagtgtttttcctgcatgtatctATGTGGATCACATGAGTGCTAGTTTTGGCCCAGGatagaagaagacattggattcCAGGAAGTGGATTTACAAATGCTTGTGAACTAACCCTGTGTTCTGAGAActgatcctgggtcctctgcaagagcagcttaaccacacagccatctctccagcacctctccatctatattttttaatatagccACTCCCTGACCTTGGAGAGCTCACAAGTTGGGCTCACCTGGTTGGCCAGCAGGGTCTAGAATCCTCCTGTCTGTACTCCACAGTGTGGGGCTGCAGGCAGTGTATGCCAGGTGGAGATTTATGTATGGATCCTGGGGTGGAAGTCAGGACTTCATACTCAAGTTCCCAGCACTTCCCTAACTGAGCCACCAGCTTTCTAGCTCCAGAGAGCTAAGTCTCCCGAGTCACATAAACCTAAACAATGGGCTGGCTTTCACTTGAAGGTTAATGTCACAGAGAAACTCAAAAAACTGAAGAGCATGAGAAACATGAGAAAAAACTTGTGACACTTTCATAGGCAAAGACATTTTGTAAGTATTAGAGATTATAATGCAAATGTGAATACTCGCATGTGGAGGTCGGAGAATGACCCTGGGAAGTGGTTCTAACCTTTCCCGTGGTTTGGAGTTAGGGTCTCCGTGTTTCTGCTGCTCTGCTCCAGCTGCAAGCTTAGTGCAGGGATCTGTTCTACTTCATCAGGATTAAAGTTGTTCTCAGAAAGATGCTAAGAGAAAATCGTGGCCAGGAAGGTGACTCGTCAAGAACAATCACTTGCTGCCAACCTGACAATCTAAGGCTCTAATGtggtggaggagggaaggaaatccTGCaaggtgttctctgacctcctccTGCATCCTCTGGTACAtgcataaagaaataaatggatGTCGTTTTTTCAAAGGCCAGCCATGGATAGGAAAAAATACCATGTATACGTCTGATCAAAGACTTGTGTCTAGAGCACAGGAAAGCCTTACAACTCAATAAAACAATTCGGTTTAAGATGGCCATGTGGCAGGGGACAGAGAAGACCCTCAGTGAGTAAAAGCATTGGTTGAGCAAGCCTGACAGACTGATCTCAATTCCCCAAACCCCAGTAAAAAGGCAGGTGCTGTGGCTAGAACCACACATCTGCTATCCGGGTGtcccagagagagaggagagcgtCATCCAGAACTGCGCCTGCTGCGAGAGTTGTAGAACCCATGAACAAGGAGGAAGATACCAGCTCCGGagaaagctgccctctgacctccatgagcatGCTCTTCACGTGTATGtagacacacgtgtgcacacatacacacatgtacacacacatacacatataaaaacatgtatgcacacacatcttTTTTAATAGACAGGCTCTGTGATGTGTATCAAAGGTAAAGCATTTGCTTATATTTTCCAtactctgggtttgatcctcagcaacaggaaaaagagagaggTTTAAAATCCAACCTGATAGTACAGAgtgaaaaatacacacatgggaAAAGATAACCAAGATTAACACCCCTAACACAAATTAAAATCATGGAGAAAACAGTGTGCAGGCAAGAAATAGCCTGGGTTTGAAATGATAAACATTTTAGTGTGAAATGCACACTTACTTTATAACGTGgaaattctttaaatgctttccaaggggattaaaggcatataggAAACAAAGGCTCATACATAGATGTTCATTGTAAATTTGCTGTCACCTCATATTGGACAGAATGCATAGGTTGATAGACAGATGAATAGTCTGTGACCTATCCATTAAATAACATAATATAAAGGCAGGGAAGCAAATAGTTATACATCTGTCTAGTATTCTGAAAGGACCAGTTCAGGGCGCTCAGGTCCTCTCATGCTGAATATTTTATATGAGGATATAAAACCGTATCACATATGCACAGAGCCTGTTGTCGAGTTTTCTCTCAATGTGacccaagctagagttatctgaaaggagggaactgcAAAGGAGAAAAAGCCTTCATAAGATCGGGCTGTAggggattttcttaattagtgaccaaTGGGGGAGAGTCCAGCAAATACTAGAtgttgccatccctgggctgctggtgtTAGATTCTGTAGGAAAGCAGATGGAGCAAACCCTGAGAGCAAACCAGAAAGCAGCCCCCTCCTTGGCGTGTCCATGGTCTCCTGTATTCAGGTTTCAGCCCTGtttgaatttatgtttttaattccttctataATGAGCAGGTATATGGAAATGCAACCAAATAAATGGTTTCCTCCCAATTTGCTTTTGAGTCATGGTGTCTTGGAGGCAGTCGTAGAAGCCCTAACAcacatcgcttctcggccttttggctaagatcaagtgtagaagcCCTAACACAGCCTATGCATGCCTGTCTGTCCGTTACATCTTCTCCGGAATTAGACAATATAAATGCTACTGAAGTGTCGTCTGCTATAAATGTCAATGCAGCACAGCAAGAAGAAGTTCATGGGTATTCCCCATAGGCATAGATATCCTGAGTCGTTTGACTGAGTGCAGAGATGTAGAACGCAAATGGGACCAAACGCACACAGGCCCAGGAGATGCTCTGCATCACTGGGGAGCAAAGAGACCACACACTAAGGAGGCCATGCTGCAGCACTCCCGTCCTGTGATCTCTGACAAAATGAGCAATCCAGAGGGACATGGAGTAAGTGTGGGCTGACTGCAGAGAGGCATGAGGGGATGTTCTGGGGtcctgggaactctctgaatagTGACAGTGACCACATGGAGCAAGTATGTCTCAAAACACAACTGCACACTGCAGTcactacatttttgttttaatgaaaagCATATCAAGAAAGTTTACTAAAAATACTGGCATGTCAACAGACAATTGGAAGTGACTTCAAATTACCAGGAAATGTTATAAGGACACAACAGGTTAAAGGGAAAAGGCTCCCTGCAGCCCCTGTGCTTCATTCACCCCTTGGCCATGTTGTTGGGACGGCTGGTGAAAACTCAATGTGGCTTCTAGGTGGCGCTAGAGAGGCAGTGCTCATGTCTGACCTTGATGGGTAAATtgcacttatgggacacaaggtcCTTGATGTAGAAATACACACTCAAGGATACAGGACAGATGATTCATAATTTAACACAGATCTGATACCTTGATGTGACCCTACATACCTGTagactcagcactcaggagactggggCAGTTAGAACTAAATCAGTATTTCCACCTCAAAGGCCCTCTGCCCCTGCAGACATTATGACTTCTGTCATCATCGTCTTCACACAGAGATCTTCCGTgctggttgtgaggcaccatgtgagtgctgggaatggaaactagttcctctggaagagtgtcTGGTGATTTTCACCACTGACCCACTTTTCAGTCCTAAACATGTAGTTTTAAAGTTTTTACCAGTAACTTACCAGACAGTTTTCATGAGCTGCTATATTCGATGATGGTTCGAAGTAAATCACACTCCAGTCATGGCCTTCAGGGCAGAGGGCACATGTCCACTTCTCCATCTTTTTGTCACTATTAGCGTCACCTATAAATAACAACTAGGTTAAAACAGAACAGCACTTCATGGCCTTGGTAGCTCCTCCAGTCTTCAAAAAGGGGAGAGGACCCTCTTCTCAAGATGGACTGTAAACTCCTCGAATAATTACAAATCAACGTCTAATCTGTGAAAAGGAGCATGTCTTGTGTGGTACAGCCTCTGTTCGGTGCTGAAGACCAGTGCTGTCAACAGAAACAGAGCAAGGCACATAGGTTGGCTATGGGCTCACTGAAAAGCTTCTAGAGGTCTTAGTGAACTGAtaaaatattcatgtaaaaaaaTTTGTGATGGTGTCTGAGACAGGCATGTAGAGCAAAGGTTGATCGCATGTCTACTTAGCAGAGACAGTGGGCGTAGGTTCACCTGTGTGGCCAATGAGCTCCCTTACCATAAGATCTTGGTCTAATTTACAGTGCAAGGCACTGCTTCCTCCTGCTGGTCCCAAGTCCACTAGAAATCAGTTGGTCCCCCCTATGACACTGTGTCACTCTTCCTCCAGGGACATGTCCTGCCGTGCTGGTTGTAACTGTAGCACAGTGCTCACAGCTGTGTGAGATTGTGGACTTCTTTTATTCTCCAACAAACTACATGGCACTTTTCAGTACTATGAAAGCCACCAAACAGGGAAGAACCTGATTATTGCTTAATTTCTCTGTGACCTGTGCCCAACAAGATAGTGTCTGTGGCAATAGGGTCTTTTGATCAGGTTCTCAACTGGTCAATGTGCAGAGAGTAGATGTGTGTGGAATAGTCAGTCATGAACAAGACACTAACAATCACCAGACCCCACCAAGGCTCCGGGAACACAGTGAAAGTTAGGATGGATGGATGCTAAGATCCATAGAAACAGGGTCTTGCAGGATGACAGAAAAGCTGTGATCATGAACTCAAAACAAGTGGGGTTACCTGCAGAAGGCCTGCACAGGATCAAACCAGATAAAAGGGGGCCAACATTCACTAGCATCAACCCCTAAGTGAGGAGATCTGTCAGTTGATGGTGTGTGGGGGAAGGCGGTTTCCTTTAGGTGTGGCCTGGCCACTACCATGAATTAGTggttgaccacacacacacacacacacacacacacacacacacacacactacacagatggagaaaagagCAAAGGAACAGTTGAGCAACGCAACGTAAAGACTCTCAGCAAGGCAGGAGCTAGATGAAGATCCCAGTAAATCTGTCAGAACACTCTGTGTCTGCGCAGGACACTAGTTATACAAGATGGAAATTCCACATAAACTGTCACCAAAGAAGTTTTAAGCTCAATGGAATCACAacgtatatacatatgtaaatacactcatacatacatacatacatacatacatacatacatacatacatacattaatcACAATACATTCCAGATACTAGAGCAATGGCTCACTAAACAGGAGCACTAATTAATTTAAGCAGACGACCATGGCCCAGTTCATGGTGAGCTCTAACCAAGCCTAACTCTCCATCCAGAGGGAATCCTAGGCTGCCTGCTCTAAAGAAAGAACATCGaggacacacatggtacacagatgttCATGCAGGCAAGATAGTCATACACAAAATAACGTCAAACATACACTGGCTGCAAGAGGATTACAGGCTGGAATTAATGAGTAGTTGACTGCAAATTTGGCTGTACACATCTTCACCAAGTGAGTGATAATGGTTGCCTGGGTTGTCTCAGGGATGGAGGATGCTTTTGCTGAATGTAGTGACATCCTTTGGGCAGTGGTCACTGCAATCACTGTTGCTAGAAAAGGGCTGAAAAGGTGTGGCATTGGTGCCTTCTTGGTTGTGATGCTCTCACGATAAGAGAAAACCATCTCCAAGCGAATGTCAACAGGGGAGACCCTGAAACATCAGCCTGCACAACACAAGCTTTTAGGACACTGAAGGCTACTTGCAATACACAACCCAACCTGTTTCTCAGTATTCTCCAATTCCCCTCCAAGAGACCTTCTTTGCAGGTTCCCAGCATCCCCATAAAATCTACCTCCCCTTCCCAACAGTATGTCTTGAGTAATTATTTCACAGTGCAGAGCTCCCAGATCTGTGAAGCAAGGACCCAAGAGGATAGAATAGCTTTCAGTGCCTACAGATTTCCCACATGCTGTAAGCCCCACTCCAGCCTCAGCATCATCCTGCAGTCTCCCTTGGGGGAAGTGGAGTGGGAGCTCTTCCTGCTGGTCCACACCCTAGAACTCACCATTCAGGACTGAGTTGGAGCCcccaggttcctcttgggccatggctGGGTACCTGCACTTCTTGAAGTGCCTCTGTAAGTTTCTAGGTTCTAGTTTCCTTTTCTCAAATTGGGGTGGAGCCCACAAACAGGAGTCTGAGAGGAAGTGCAAGTTGAGAGCAGTATGCTAGCACATTTTCACCTCGGAGTTGCCATTTTCAAAAGGGCTCTAGTTTAATTTCTCTGTTGATGTAATGAAACCCAAGGTCCAAAGTAACTTAAGAAAGGAAAGGCTTCATTTGAGCTATGTTGGGCAGTGGACTGTGAGAAGTAGCATGGTCCTCAGTTGAACTAAGGCTAGAATCCCCGGAGACCATGCAGGGACAGTAGTAGCTTCGCCTGCTCCCAGGCACCAGGTCCCTGTCACAAACCACAATCCCTCCCCCATAGATTTATGGCCAATAGACATGTAAGGGCAATTTAGCAAGACCCCATGTAGAAAAGGACATGACCTGTGGTCTGTAGGCTCAGGATAGATCTCCATGCTAGTGAAGTAAATGGaggcctggagggcttagccaataaactttc encodes:
- the Phf11b gene encoding PHD finger protein 11-like isoform X1; this translates as MAQEEPGGSNSVLNGDANSDKKMEKWTCALCPEGHDWSVIYFEPSSNIAAHENCLLYSSGLVECGPHDPRNPARSFAVKSVKKEIWRGRRLKCSFCNNKGATVGCDLQSCPKNYHLHCAKEDRAILQVDEDYGTYKLFCQRHAPGGQEPTQVDAAVKASFLKKCLEAGLLTELFEQIQQKMISIHGRFMDDTASESAIKSKACECEERLNQMKQQLELLADLQQNLRSFQECGVLDPSGSTSGSLLPPEDHQCRCQESPEVQAGSGDSL
- the Phf11b gene encoding PHD finger protein 11-like, with the protein product MAQEEPGGSNSVLNGDANSDKKMEKWTCALCPEGHDWSVIYFEPSSNIAAHENCLLYSSGLVECGPHDPRNPARSFAVKSVKKEIWRGRRLKCSFCNNKGATVGCDLQSCPKNYHLHCAKEDRAILQVDEDYGTYKLFCQRHAPGGQEPTQVDAAVKASFLKKCLEAGLLTELFEQIQQKMISIHGRFMDDTASESDYEGIKILLFDCGLFKDTLIKFEEAIKSKACECEERLNQMKQQLELLADLQQNLRSFQECGVLDPSGSTSGSLLPPEDHQCRCQESPEVQAGSGDSL